The following coding sequences are from one Helicoverpa armigera isolate CAAS_96S chromosome 2, ASM3070526v1, whole genome shotgun sequence window:
- the LOC126055302 gene encoding glucose 1-dehydrogenase 2-like, whose translation MSFNDKVVLVTGGSSGIGAAIAIKFAQEGAKVAIVGRNQEKLKNTAQKCGNPLVIVADVTKEDDVKRIASETLKHFGKLDILVNNAGIAPFASIQADNAMQVFDEIMSTNLNSAVQLTHLTAAELVKTKGNIINISSVAGMKAYPGIFAYCASKAALDHFSRAIALELAPSGVRVNVVNPGPVATDIGDSMFPTKEEKEKAMQRAADGTALGRISEPEEIADIVLFLASDKARAVTGSCFVSDNGFLLKGVTT comes from the coding sequence ATGAGTTTCAATGACAAAGTGGTTCTGGTCACCGGCGGCAGTTCTGGCATCGGAGCAGCCATCGCCATCAAGTTCGCACAGGAGGGCGCCAAAGTCGCCATCGTGGGGAGAAACCAAGAGAAACTGAAGAATACTGCCCAGAAATGCGGAAACCCTTTAGTGATCGTCGCTGATGTCACAAAAGAAGACGACGTCAAAAGAATTGCCAGCGAAACGTTGAAACATTTTGGGAAACTCGATATTCTGGTCAACAATGCTGGTATTGCTCCATTTGCTAGTATTCAAGCTGACAACGCAATGCAGGTCTTCGATGAAATAATGTCTACAAACCTCAATTCCGCGGTACAATTAACGCATCTGACTGCTGCTGAGCTTGTCAAGACTAAAGGTAATATTATCAACATTTCGAGTGTTGCTGGAATGAAGGCCTATCCAGGTATTTTTGCGTATTGTGCATCAAAAGCGGCTTTGGATCATTTCTCTAGAGCGATTGCACTAGAGCTGGCTCCGAGTGGCGTGCGTGTAAATGTAGTCAATCCAGGACCCGTGGCGACTGATATCGGTGATAGTATGTTCCCGactaaagaagaaaaagaaaaggcCATGCAACGGGCCGCGGATGGGACTGCTTTGGGCAGGATATCGGAGCCTGAAGAAATAGCTGATATAGTTCTGTTCCTAGCGAGTGACAAAGCCAGAGCGGTCACTGGTTCGTGCTTTGTCTCTGATAATGGATTTTTGTTGAAGGGTGTAACAACTTGA